Below is a window of Anomaloglossus baeobatrachus isolate aAnoBae1 chromosome 8, aAnoBae1.hap1, whole genome shotgun sequence DNA.
ggattttgggccgcaatgtagtgcccagtgtcagaaagctgggtgtgtGTCCAAGGTTATGGGTCTtctaacaggataatgaccccaaacatattttaaaaagccccaaaaatggatggaaacaaagctctggagagttctgaagtggcagcaatgagtccggatctaaatcccattgacacctgtaaaTTGCTGTTGGGGGgaaagaagacgccttcaaatatgagagaccttgagcagcttataaagaagagtccaaagttCCTGGTGAGAGATGGatgaagcttgtggatggttaatTATTTATTCCAAGAGATGTGAAACGAATATTAAGTTGAGAGTGACAACAGTTTTTCCGACCCATTTTTGgattttttgtgaaattatgtccaatttgccttttttctctgtttttttgtgtttttccaatacacataaaggaaataaacctgtgtataacaaaatatttaactgcaataattttctgggagaaagacttcattttctggaactattTCAAAGGtggcaacactttcagccatgactgtatgctATTCCCTACAAACTGCTATGGTCGAGGTTGGTTTACACTTTCCAATAATGTTTTTGTTCTCTAACCTTTAACATTTcacttgaaaaaaaaatgaaattaattCCAGAATAAATAATTGTACTTATTAACATTTGACAAATGGGGAATTCTCCTCCCACGGTGTAGATGGCTGCATTATAGGTCAGTGAGTATATGTCTCATTATTGCTTTGCTTACATTTCTCTATTTCAAAAAAAAGTGCTGGAGGACTAGAACTCAGTGCATGGAGCAAGCAGCTCGAATTCATTCATTTCTCCACAGGAGCTCAGATAATAACAGAGGCATCTACTGTATCTCTTTTTTTGCCTGAGGTTGGAGAAGGCCTTGGACAGTTTATATTGGCAAAGGTGTGTGAAACGTTCTGGAGCCAAAAACCTTCTCCTGGAACTTGgaagccctacagataataaaGGACTGAGTTCTGAAAGCAGCACTGTGCATGAATTCCTCCGGATACCCATACCCTCATCGGCGTAAATCCATTCACTGTTTATGTTACTGAACATTTACATTTGTCAGTAATGTACATCTTTATTGGGTGTCCGGGGTAATTCAGCTTTGACCATTGCCTCTCAGGCTAAACATGAAAAATCAAGAGCTTCATTGGCTGTAAATTGCTGGTCTTCCAAGTCTTTGAGCTCAGATATTGGACAACCCCACACTCAAGCACTAAAGCCAACAATCCACATAAGTAGCTCTCAGTCAAACGATCACTGGTTAATATTTATCTCTGGGCCACTTTTACACACATGAATGCTCAATTTGCCTGAGTGTGTTTTCAATTGGGAGAGAGGAGAAAGCCGGTAACAGACTCCGGGTAGCAGTTTGTCTCCAGCAGTGCAAAGTGTAAGAGGATTTTAATATTACGCCTTAACATCGTTTGGTGGAGAAGAGTCGAGAAGCCAACCATACAAGTTAGATGGTCCACCGAACTCACCAATGTCGGTAGATTTGTTTGACTTTAGTTTAATGTGGAAGAGAGCCTAAAGTCGGAATTTTAAAAACAAAGTTTGTAAACGGGAAAAAGTTCTCAAACCTGTCAAATTCCAGCCTTACTTAAGTAATGCGGACACAAGACCATATAAGCATTGATCTCAGACAGCACCAGCTAAGCAAGAGGAACACACCTTAACACAGCCTACAGATAGGGGCGTATCGATCTCGGTCGCAGAGGGTGCGAGCATGACCGAGACTGTGCGGGAGAGGGACCCAACAATGCCAGCACCTATTTCTGCTAGATGTGCATTCTCGGACTCACATTCAGCTCATATGTATTGTGCAGACACCTACTGGTTCGCTGCCTCACAATACAATAAAGTCACAGGCTGGTAGCTAACATCATTGTGCAAATCCCAGGTGGCACATGGAAGTGACGTCATGTTTGCATGCTGAAGTCAACTGCTGACTTCTGCACCGGCTAAAGAAAAGTGTGGGGGCGGGAAAGGAGGCATAGAATCATGTATTTTTTTATGCGTTAAAGAACAGCAGCTGAACAAgggaatataccaggatgggcccagggtgAGGGACATATATGTCATAATGGACCTAGGATACCTATatgtatataccatgtatatatatatatatatatatatatatatatatatatatacacacaccaggaAGGGATGAGAGATCTATTTAGTAGGATGGACCCAGGATAGGAGACAAAAAATACCAGAATGGGTGACAAATATAccgggaaggggccaggatgaggaacatatataaaaGAATAAGGGACATACAATGAGGAGCAAAAGAGTaacagtgatttgaacttttgactttcaggcttcatatctcaccatccactacagctttgagtgtgagacgaccttcattttatagacggccatcttggttatctcatacataaatttgacttgctactatttagcatatgattaactgcattgttactgttttactcctggtgtttgaaaaatctttttcttcttgtatactacaaattacaacctgttctcacatttcctaataactcagtgtgttattaggttgattctcaagtgaaaggtcactggtttgaattgagaaGCGGCCGTATAGAACatttcctaagaaaagagaaacagcatcatcctgctcatcgatagtggtctctcggccaagaaaattgccaaactgcatcatgtgagtgccatgacagttgaagaatatgaaattaagtcaGGTGCCATCTTTATTGATAACTTATCATGACCTAAGAAGGACTATAGAGAAGTTTAGATCTTTAGAAACCTCATGGGTAGGGGCAGTATTCAAGATGTTATTAGAAGGATGGTATATGATATTAGTCATATCTGTCAGGTGAAAGTTTAAGGTCATGATTGGTAGCTAGAGTCAAATTCGATGGTAGGGTTGAGTAAGGTGGTATAGTCACATTCGGTAGGTTAAGTCAAGTCTTCTAATAGGTCAAATCCAAGCAGAGATGGGCAGAGGTATTGAAGCATATTTCAGTGATGACACTGTAAAGAGGATGAGGGCCTTATTATTAGTAAAGACCCTTCTCCACATCCACTTCCTCTGTTCTGCTTCTGTAATTTCTTTTTTTCTTGCCCAAGACATCAGATAGACTAATCAGATCAAGGTTCTGCCCCTTGGTCGTAGTTGGTAATTTCCAGTCTGCATCGAAGACTTCTTCACTTGCCTGAGAACTTTGATATTCAAAGTCACTTTCACTGGGAAGACATAAAGAATGAGTTAAACAAATCGATATTATGAAGCTGTAAGAACGTGGACCTGGAGACCAAGAGTATCCTGTACTagtcagagctgtatataaagagcGGTTGAAATCGATATGCAGTGATAACATGACTTACTCAGAATCATCATCATCGCTCGGCCCAGAAAAGTCTTCGGAGTCACTGGGCATTAAAGACTTATATTTTTTTATAAGGTCGTTGTCTTTCCCTCGATTTTTAATCGTTTCTTTTAATCGTTTTTTAACTACTTTTTTCAGTTTTTCCCTTTTGGATGAATCCTGTTTTTTGATGGACTTTGCTGCTTCCATCCATAAAGTGAGTGTTTCATCATCACTGGAGTCACTGagaaacaagacaaaaaaaaactaTCATGGAGCTTATAACTAGGATCATATCTATTAGTGATGACTCAAATTATACAAAATTTTGGATTCACAAGAATCGGGATTTTTTTATTCCCCAGCCAACCATTATTTCGCGGGATTACAGAGAACCagcaaggggttaaaaaaatctcaTTCACTTCTTCTTGGCCCTCCCTGTACCTGCCCCAACACCACTTATCCCACGATCATTTTTCCTGGCGTGTTGCAAATCAATGGCTTCTGTTGCATCCCAAGTGACCGCATGCAGTGCAACTCAAGTGATTGCTGCTCATTGAGCCCAATGTACTGATGTGTGGCttactaaataaaagaaaaacaatctTTGGCTTATGTCCTCCTCTCAGCTCTTCTGAGACCTGATGCATGTCAAAGATGTGCATTGCACCCTACATGAAGACCATGCATCGCACCTCAAGTGATGATATGGGGCTTAGAGAATAAAAGATCCCACTGGAAGCGGCTGGCGTTCATGAGCGAGACTGAAGATAGATGACGGAAGAGCTGATCCGAGAAGAAGCAGTGTTTTAGCCAAACATCAGCGGATCTGTTGGGTGTTTAGATCTGAAACCCTGAAAAATGGAATTCGATTGAATCCACCAACAAGGCCATTGACATTAATGCAGCAGATTGTGCCACTTTTTGTATCCACCTATTTCAGACAGGCAAGAAAATAATGTCCAACAAAGCCCAAAATGACACCTTCTACTTCATCaaagtcaatggccccatcagcaAATACCTTTGAATCCAGTTTTTCAATGCTCCAAACGTAAAGCTCCGATAAAGCCTCTGACGTATagctgtgaacatagccttagacgttTTTTTTCTTAACCCTTTTCCGGTGATACAGTTTACATCAATTTTATTTGATCCAAATCAAATTCCAACCCCAATCTCAAAATGTGCTCAGTTCTACAGTACTCTGATGATGTCATCTCTGCAGTGATGTAAAACATGATGTCATAACCTTTCTGCTTATAAAAACTGTTAGTGGTATCTTTCTTATGGCGAACACTACGGTCCTGATTCCTGATTCCTCAAGGAGTTTTTGCCTGTTTTCTGCTGTAAAACTCCTTGAAATTTTGCAAAATTGATGCAACTTGAAGTCGTCCCAAAAAATTGCGACATTTGGAATTTCTACCCCAGACATGGCCAACTTTAGAAAAGCGGGCAAAGCCCACCTGTCAAATCATGATAATTTGCTTCACAAAAGTGGGATAAATTATAACAGAAATGTATTCAGGTCCATGACTGAAGTAATGATTTTGGTGAGTTGCATGTGAGTTTAAGATGTGCCAAAATCATTAAGTGCACCCTTCATTAAGGGTggcgttacacgagacgacatatcatgcgatcgcatgagccgtttgtgcgtcatgggcaattcattgcccgtgtcgcacaaagtcattaaacccccgtcacacgcacttacctcccttacaacgtcgctgtgggcggcgaacatcctcttcctgaagggggagggacgttcagcgtcacagggacgtcacacagcggccgcccaatagaagcggaggggcggagatgagctggacataaacatcccgcccacctccttccttcctcattgccggcgggacgcaggtaagttgttgttcgtcgttcccggggtgtcacacgtagcgatgtgtgctgccacaggaacgatgaacaaccggccctcagaaggaggaacgacattatggaaatgaacgacgtgtcaacgagcaacgataaggtgagtatttttgctcgttaacagtcgttcggaggtgtcacatggtacgacatctctaacgatgcctgatgtgcgtcacagattccgtgaccccgacgacatatcgcacgatatatcgtaccgtgtaacgccgccttaagattAGCAATCAAAATGCCAGACAGAAACATTGACCTCCATTCATTGAAGGGGTTGTCTACTATTAGGGCAAccacttctgattccacatttcccccaggtaaaataataaagcctatattcACCTTCCGTACCCACGTCCTTCCAGGGGTGTCGGGGCTGGCGATTACAGGCTGTCGGTTACAAGGCTCACGTGCAgttgtgacatcacgcgagcccAGCATCCAACAGCTTCCTtctcccgccttcggaccaaatgactAATCAACGAAAAGTGAGAGGCAGCCACAGCGCGCACTTCCTGCTGATTAACTAGTTCGGTCCAAAGGTGGAGAAACACAACCGGTGCTGATTGAATATAGGGGCTCTTatgacgtcacaaccccacgtgagtcTCGTAACATCAAGTCCAGACACCACTGGAAGGATGCAGGTATGGGAGGTGAGTGTAGGTTTTATTATTTTccctgggggaaacaagtggaatcagaaggggttgtcctagtagtggacaaccactttaatgaaTGGAGGCCAACGATTGAGTCTGCTGCTGGTGTATAGAACTGATCACTACACCGGAGAAAACAAATCTGTGAGATATATACTGACTATGTAACTACAGGAACGATTACAGACATACAAATGACTTACATTTCTTCATCCTCTACATCATCGTCTAGTAGAGGTCCCATACACAGGGTGCAGACATTTTTCAATATCTTGGAGCAACCTTCACAGTACATGCCTATTAAGATCGACAATATTTATTAGACTAAATTGTGATTACAGTCATATCCATCATTTTTCAAAGCTTTGTATTCTGGTGCAACTGGGCACAATACATGAGGCTAGAAAGCTTGGTTATTCTATATGATggaagtgtaccgccctgagaggggcccggctacttcctccgcttgctcgggccgagccgctcgaggtccgggctcaggtggtcggtggcacaagcgcctccggaccgggggccgcgtcactcttgttaaaggggtaggcggtgggaggatggtggtcgtgtaatgggtcgtgacgccacccacgggtcgtggtgacgggagaagcaccgccactgcggctgaagtgatggcgggctcgtccgggatcggtgttgcggccgcagccgagatgttagcccctccgtgggttggggcggcgtgtcccggggcccggtgggagacTGTAAGGGTTGGTtgttgttgttgtcggggtgcagggcgccgtgccgcggtgtagtgtgtcgcgcccgcatggcactggtgtactcacaattaattcacactgactcactggtaaaccaaagttcgggtctggtcggttccCGCGACCGGATGCTGATGTCCCCCTGCGGGGTTTATGgttgccccttttcccgtgcacctctagatgtttgtgtttcggctccTCCCtgactgagcagtggtagcccgctccccggcattgagctgccggaggagccctcggttgcccgcaggcactggcccgtcgggtgtttggcccttggcggtggcgctcacccggtctcggtgggcttttgccttctttcgggactttggttgtggataaacccatgaggtccggccagcaatcagtcaattcgcctatattcagtggcttctaagctaggattgAGTACCCTTCTTTTAGTGCTCCGATACACGTTTGACtcaccggttcgggaccggcgggccacaacccaggcccggtccgtacggttccgccgtttgctgcaccggtactcctgcagacggccaccactgcctGCCTGCCTAACGTTCTCTAAGgggccaggctcctacccgggtccctgacagctgcttcactaccactcactgtcactgtacaaactcttctccttgaacttcctgccccaggacagtagtctcctcggtgggcgtgtctttccgcctgactccgcccaccttggtgcacctggtgtgctctactcgccctgagggaggcatcaggtctccctttcgacctcacagggggtgggggtgtgtgtgtatgtgtctgtcataCAATGGCAGGTATGTATGTGGTAACAGTGGGTTGGCCACTGGAGATATGTGGTAGTCCTACATCCAGATAATGCCAGGGTGTAGTGTAAGTATCCTGCGCCTCCCCTTTCCATGGATGGTTAGCACTCCTCGGGTCCCTTTCACAAACCCAATATTGAACCTGTGTGCATTCATTGTAATTTGAGGTCAATTCTGATGTTTGTATATTGACCTTctagttttttttcatttttttggtaaAATAAACTTATGTATAATAATGTTCTAAcaatatttgtttttgtttttttgtatataaCAATTTTATTACTCCTTCCCTAAGTCTAACCATAAGCCTAAAGCTGGTCATACATATTAGATGGCTGTTGGATGACTGATGCGTAACAGtcatcttaggctagtttcacagatccggcttttcgccggtttgccggattcggcgcatgccagcacagtgtatacagtacaatggcagcacgacaagcgccgctcacatgctgtcatgtgaccggagcatgtgacccggaagttgcggcgctgacaTTGTACtgaatacactgtactggcgtgcgccagatccggcaaaccagcgaaaagtcagatgtgtgaaaccggccttagcccactctcccatacacaggaacatTAATTTGGCTGAGTGCTCTTGTTCTCTATGCAAAAGCCACCGACCGATACGTTGGCCTGTGTCAGCTTATCTCTGGGAGAGCAATAGGAACATTAGTCCAAAATTGGACATGCACGATCAACATTTATCCCAACCATCAATTGTCCAGTGCCCCCAAACACATTGACTATTGGCTGAACCCATCGGTATTATGGGTgccctaaccataaccctagccctaAGCCTAAATGTAAACAAATTGCTTTCCCCTACCCTAATTATAGTTAGAAAGAAGTGTAAGCCCATGAAGACAGTACATGGCACACCGATGGCATTTTGCCCCATATCACCCCACAGGCAACCACCCACTTTGGCCACCCTCACATTCTATCACTGGAGTAATGTCTTACATTGAGCAGGCTTCTTACCTTTGCAGCCAGGGGTGCTGCAGGCGCTGTATTCCTCAATGTTCTTGTTGGTACGTATCTGGGCACATCCCATGCAATACTCCTCAGAGGCTCCCATATATTTCGCTAACCCACCGCATAAGAGTGGGCACCTGTTAAAAATATTACGAGAGACAAGTCATCTATAGATAAGCGGTGCATGTACATTTTgggtacatatacagtacagaccaaaagtttggacacaccttcgcatctctagaacaactattaagaggagactttgtgcagcagccttcatggtaaaatagctgctaggaaaccactgctaaggacaggcagcaagcagaagagacttgtttgggcaaaagaacacaaggaatggacattagaccagtggaaatctgtgctttggtctgatgagtccaaatttgagatctttggatccaaccaccgtgtctttgtagaaaaggtgaacggatcgactctacatggctggttcccaccgtgaagcatggaggaggaggtgtgatggtgtgggggtgctttgctggtgacactgttggggattgattcaaaattgaaggcatactgaaccagcatggctaccacagcatcttgcagcagcgtgctattccatccggtttgcgtttagttggaccatcatttatttttcaacaggacaatgaccccaaacacacctacaggctgtgtaagggctatttgactaagaaggagagtgatggggtgctacgccagatgacctggcctccacagtcaccagacctgaacccaatcgagatggtttggggtgagctggaccgcagagggaaggcaaaagggccaacaagtgctaagcatctctgggaactccttcaagactgttggaaaaccatttccggtgactgcctcttgaagctcatcaagagaatgccaagagtgtgcaaagcagtaatcaaagcaaaaggtggctactctgaagaacctagaatataagacatattttcagttgtttcacacttttttaagtgtttcattccacatattttaatccatagttttgatgccttcaatgtgaatctacaattttcagagtcctgaaaataaagaaaactctttgaatgagaaggtgtgtccaaacgtttggtctgtactgtacatgcatGTACATTTATAAAGGAGATGTAATTACTTTGCAGCAAGTATAAGCAGAATGCTGTTGTGTCCCTTGTCTGCTGCGTTGCTTTTGATCGTCTGAAGAAGAGCCTTCTCCACATATAAGCGCTTAGTTAGCAACTTATTATAGAGGAAACAAATCCGCACCTAATAGGAAAGGAAAAATACATTTATTATTGATACCATTTGTCCTATAGAAAACCAGCTTTTCTTTATCTAAGGACATGTAAcgcaaattttccttttttttgtgctTTAATTTTCTCTGCTAGTTTCTAAGAACAataacttttttaaaattatttttcattGATAGAATTGTATTAATTAGTTTTTAATTAaacaattcattttaccatataatgtgctgaaaaaataaaaatgaaaagctttacaaaaaaaaaacacaattcggtcattgttttttgagttttgtttttacgGCGTTCATTGTGCGGTAAAAATATCCTGGCGATATGATACTCCAAGTAAATACGACTATGATAGTATcaaacttttcttttatttttttttttttattttagtggttTAAAGAATTTAGAATTTTTTACAAAAAAGggttttgttttgcaatttttctggaGATGGAGCtttataagctttttttattttcttagcgAGATGTGTTTTTTACTGATACATTTTTGGGGGTACATACATGTTTTGAtatctttttattgcattttggggTAAGCTACAGTAGATAACTGATAAGCAGCAATTTTCCTGTTTCAGTTTTTCCTTTGTTTTCAGTGTTTAATGTATAAATTAAATCATTTTTTATGGACACAAATAATTTTGATATACACACGACATTaccaaaaatgttcattttttatcTATTTTATTTGGATGGGGGTGATTTAAATTTTTTTATGCTTCTAACATTTTCATTTACTTTTTGCTTTATTAATTACAGTAGTTGGCCATGGAGACTTGAACCTGTGATCTTTTGATTGCTTCCTCTACAAACTGCAATACTACAGTATTGCAGTATATGGGCGCATTCAAATTGGTTCCCACGATTAGACCAGAATGCTCGAGCTGGACACGAGTCTCTCGAAGCGACCGTGACAGCTTAATATATTTTTATGAAGCCGTCACATTCAGGTCTGGAGACCTGTGGTCAATCCATGCATGTTGGTCCGATCTTGAAATGATTTGTATGTGCACAAGGTTTATTTACTGATCTTTCATGAAGCCCAACCTcaggctgggcttcataggagcACTAGGTTGGCAGCTATTGAAAACCAACTTCAAGAGATCTGCGGCTAGTCCGACCTTGAAACAATTTGTACAGACATCTGAATTTGCACAAAGTTCATTTATTGATCTCCCATGAAGTCCAGCCTCAGGCTAGGCTTCATAGAAGCCCCAACAAGGTGGCTATGGAAGGCCAACGTTGAAAGACTGCGGACAGGGTGCCATTTTGGTCCGACCTTGGACCAATTTGTACAGACGTTTGAATGTGCACAAGGTTTATTTACTGATCTCTTATGAAGCCCAACCTCAGGCTAGGCTTCATATGATCACTAAGTTGGCAGCTATTGAAGGCCAGCTTCGAGAGACCTGTGGCTAGTCCATGCATTGTGGTCCAACCTTGGAACAATTTGTACAGACGTTTGAATGTGCACAAAATGTATTTATTGATCTCCCATGAAGTCCAGCCTCAAGCTAGGCTTCATAGAAGCCCCAGCAGGGCGGCTATTGAAGGCCAACGTTGAGAGACTTGCAGCCAGTGTGCCATTTTGGTCCAACTTTGGACCAATTTGTACAGAAGTTTGAATGTGCACAAGGTTCATTTACTGATCTCTCATGAAGGCCAGCCTCAGGCTGGGCTTCAAATAGGCACAAAGATGGTGGCTATTTAGGGCAACAGCTGCAATGACAGCTCATCTTCTCCACATGATATTTGCTGCTGTTAGCAGGTAGGGCCAGTGATTGTATAACACAGATGGCGCTTGCCAAGTATGAAGTTGGCTGATTAAATGAGCCTGCGCCACACGTCCACACCCATACATAGGATGTACCAATAAGTCCTATATCGGGAAGGGGTAAATGTTACTCTCTCATGTCTCTCAATAAACAATGGGTTATGTATTGTCTCACCTGCTCACGGGTTGGATAATAATAGGCACATATGTAGCGTTTGAGTCTCTTCATATAAATCccaaaaatggaaataaaaaatGCAAATCCATGCATGAACGCTGAAGAAAAATGAGAAGAGCAACTGGTTAGTGTCAAAAAGAGAACAATAAGGAAGTGATGGGAAAAGAAGAGGAGGAAATCTGGGAAAACACGCTATGCTATGGTTTTACGGAAGAGTAGAATGTCTTATTACAAATTTGCATTTCCCCTTTTAAGACAAAAATACTTGCTAAAAACATCAGTAATTCTTTTTTCAGACCATTTTATACTTTACCCTACTACAACTTCTTCCCTGTTGATAGACACATACCGATAAGAATATATTCATGGTAGTCTGGTTCTGAGGGACGGATTTGGCATTTTGTAGTTTGCACAGTGATATTGGAGGCCTGAATAGCTTCAAAAGCAGAAACCATGGTCGTGTAGATGTCATCCGCATATCCAGACCCATTGACAAGCATGGAAAATATAATAGGAGCTGAAACAAGAGGAAGGAAGGGATGGGCATGTTAGAGACACAACACGATCACTTATTTTCTTTATATCTCTTGCCACCATTGTGGTATGGTCATGGAGGATAAGGAGAAATCTGGAAAACTCACCACGAGTCACTACGTCTCCTTTCATTATGTGGTCCACAACATCAAGTACCCAGAAAAAAAGGTAATCCAAAGATGATGCGAGCAGTGCAACGAGGAAGCTCCGAAAGACGTTGATAATTTCGAAGACATatccttttttttctttcctaGTTAGAGATAATGAGGCTTGGAAGAGATGTGAGAATAAATGGTTGCATACAAGTTCTAGACATTACCTATAGGCTTTAAGATGAGAATATTTTGTATTTCCTGAttgtgctagagatgagcgaattgatTCTAAATTAATTGGATTTGCTTCAAATTTCACCCAAAAATTCTGAGGAGATTTCCAGGAATCCAACAAAATCCAACCAATTTGCTGGATTCTGAGGGCTTAGAATGGTTGGTAAAACGGTAAACTTTGTACTCATCTCTCTTTGGCCCTTCCCAGTCACTTTTCTTCCACCTTCTTCCTCTTCTTACACTTCTAGTGCTGCTATTCGTCACAAGGCTCCATGCCATCATGTGGGGAGAGATACCCATCATCGATGTCAATGACTTACGTTGTGCCCCACATGGAGCCTTGTGAAGACCAGTGGAGGCTCGGATAGAAGACAGAGGAGCTTTTCGAAGGAAGAGCGATGGAGGTTTGTGGAGAGCTAAGAAGTTATGAGTTTGATTTTTTTTAACAACTTCCCAGAAGATTTGATTAAACCCAAATTTATTTACCATGAATTACATTTTCCAGACAAATCCCAAGAAATCTGCCAAATTTAAATTTTGtcttattcgctcatctctaggttGTACATTACAATAACATTGCGTTGTGCTCTCACTAGGTCGGATGAATCCATACGCCTCGCTTGATGACAGAGGGAGCAGAGTATTGCGGTTTTGTTTTGCTCTCATTACATCCAGTTCAATGAAATCGCGGGTGATGTAGATGTTGTCATGATTGTTGTTAGTCAGGTATTTTTTGCGATAGAGCAGGGCCCTGAAGGGAAGACACAGAAGGTATAGAAGTAGTATATACATTACTGTAGATATATCCACTGTATGTACTGCGAATAGATGATCAGATCGGCTCTTACTGGATGTAGGTGAGGACGCAGACGAAGACCATCGAATA
It encodes the following:
- the DCST2 gene encoding DC-STAMP domain-containing protein 2 — protein: MGTREGPFEWLCGWCGHICACCRSVCCAPCSYCSCCTCHCTCVPLLCPSAADQLEIEEISADDYIDEDRKVTKPKIREDTHTKVAVRRFAGFCSGIFLTSLYAMIVLFVKNYNLWFCLTTSIVIGFFLTLGLAFSIRVRITVLLMMPQILSGEAKTVILLIAFTLVLQGPSANVVENVQRSTASMACGAELALNETRELASKITKPLMSALNALKSIGKKLRSGTDSTSRFFRRFFDGLKHTMKNLRAVWAFIANIGDICSEELERPYIKCNKAFDEAKNNCFKVMSFMGFLCYILDVFRPLCGLAKIIIILCLIPDYVQAFVRKHVKNPILSAIRNFRSQFDFKISVIHDFDAKLNVSYFEIASGMIKEIKEDVDKYMEMLSMFSYSMVFVCVLTYIQALLYRKKYLTNNNHDNIYITRDFIELDVMRAKQNRNTLLPLSSSEAYGFIRPTSLSLTRKEKKGYVFEIINVFRSFLVALLASSLDYLFFWVLDVVDHIMKGDVVTRAPIIFSMLVNGSGYADDIYTTMVSAFEAIQASNITVQTTKCQIRPSEPDYHEYILIAFMHGFAFFISIFGIYMKRLKRYICAYYYPTREQVRICFLYNKLLTKRLYVEKALLQTIKSNAADKGHNSILLILAAKCPLLCGGLAKYMGASEEYCMGCAQIRTNKNIEEYSACSTPGCKGMYCEGCSKILKNVCTLCMGPLLDDDVEDEEIDSSDDETLTLWMEAAKSIKKQDSSKREKLKKVVKKRLKETIKNRGKDNDLIKKYKSLMPSDSEDFSGPSDDDDSDESDFEYQSSQASEEVFDADWKLPTTTKGQNLDLISLSDVLGKKKRNYRSRTEEVDVEKGLY